From the genome of Carassius carassius chromosome 49, fCarCar2.1, whole genome shotgun sequence:
tagcttatatgtcttagatttatctaataaagcattattcatattgaaaagagaagtatcttgtgttttgtgcttacaagttaatgtctttaactgccaatcttgttactgtgctaattaatagtgttttcactatagtttggatattaatatccagtgcagatttgatgttaaacggctcattcagtgaatcgcagggcatctcagtgctcagccgtgaaacagtgattctgttcaaattcccttaaaaatcttaaatcattccctttgagctaaattgacccgtTTCCCTTACAGGAGCATAGTTTGCTTTTTGGGTtgaaataatttcttaatatgaaattcGATTTATGTGACAACTACAGTTACTTGTTCAGAGGgtatagcatccactatccagtgagaTCTCTGGTTTGTAACCTGCAGTCCTTTAGAGAGGCTTCCGAAGCACACAGAGATCTGCTCTGAGAGCCTAAACAGGACAGAGCACTCAATACACACCCTAAGACCCAGAACTAGGCAGACTGGATTGGGACCCTACTCACCATCTGAATGGGGAACGCAAGAATGGTAATGACTTGTGCTCTAAATGGATTGGAGAGCACTTTCAGCACACAGCCATGTCTTGGTTTGAGGACTACTTTACAGTCATTAGGTCTAAACTCCGAACGCTAGAGCCAAAAGGAGAAAGGTCTTAAGTTACAGAGGCACAGCAAATTGGCCAGCTGGAGTGGCTCAAATAAAAGGCCCCATTTCTGATTCTTTCACTGCTTGTGGATAATGTCCCTTTATCAATCTGATCTTGTTATATGCTTTAATGCTCTAgtactgtaaagaaaaaaaaagatattttttttttgtggccacGAAAATATAATCTTAGAATTTATATGAAATTACACTGAATGTTTGCTGTACGAACAGATTAGTTGATTGTATTattaattctgctacagttactactggcagtttatataaataattgcaattaataataattaaatgttattgtttatatacatttccctttaGAGCTTATTTGCTACATTGGGAACGAGGAAGTTGTGGCTGTAAAGCCTGACTAGAGGAAAGGTTTCCTCGTCCGCTTTTGCAAGCAGTGTTTGTACTTTGGAGCGGAGAACATGATCACCGTTGTCCCATACCGAATTTTGAATAACACTCTGAATCCAGATGGCCTGCGAGCGAATTCGAACAAGTAGCCTccttctgttattttttttaacctaacaCATTCGGGACAGCTGTCCAAACCTGTATTGGATGGCAAGCAATTCTAACTTTTCAAATGGAAGTTGGCCACACAGAAGTGCATAAACTGCTTGCGTTCagcagatattctccaaaatggcgctaatGTGgagtggagagacacagagacgaattgttgaataatgtcattatttttattttttctcacaaaTAGTATTTtcgttgcttcataacattacggttgaacccatgatggcagatggactattctggtAATGCTTACTTTTCTTGACAgtgttacttggcagtctatgggacagtctcaagcctccctgttttcatccaaaatatcttaaattgtgttctgaaaacGAAGCttctatgggtttggaacgacgtggGGGTaagtaatgacaaaaaaaaggcCTGTGTCAAGTGACTTTTATGTGGAATGAATTGCTACCATGTTCACAAGGTTTGTAGTACTTCACTATTCCATGATTCGATTTTTTGTCACTGAAATCAAACATTAAAGtccaactgaaatcaaaattgagcatatttactttgtttgcctaaattgatcgttttgtggtCAACAATTCATCCATGGAAGTCAATCCGCCCCTCCAACTGACAAGCTGCCTGTGtgttttcttttactgtctatggtgtttGTGAGCATTGACAGCGCATGAAAGGAAAGATGGctaggaggtgcatttttggttgtAGCACTCACGAAACACATTTCCCATTCCCTAAAATTCCCTCGTTACGGTCCAGATGGCTTGAATTTTTACATTTCGAGAAAGGAGGGATAAGAAAGAGGTCACGGATGTGTTCAAAGCACTTCACCTGCGAATGCTTAATAAATTGGACAGAACACGAAATGGGGTTTGAGAGAAGAGATATTTGTCATTAAACACCTACTTTTCTAGATCCAATCATGTGCTTGTTGGAAAATAAAGTCACGCCCACTATTTTTCCTTATTTAGTATTCCGTTTCTCTCTgaaaatacgtcacaacactggagaaaagtcgttcgCAACTTTCGGTTCACGCGGACTTTAAAACGATACATTTTGATTAATGATTGTTTCTAGCAGTGAAGCAAATCAGAGACAACATTTCCAAGACACAAGGAACTTTTCACGCCATTTAATAGGCGTATCGTATACACAGACCACAACTATGAAAACTCACTCGCAAAAAGGTCAGGCTTAAGAGAATATTAACATATATGTGCTGGgttaaatttcataaattcagTGGgagtcttttctctttttttgaccAATGAGAAGAGAGAAAGCAAAGTGTTGATGACAGAAGAGCATGAAGAGGGTTTATTGGGTCATCTGGGCCTCGATGGCTTGTGCCGTCCACTCCGGTGCTGTCTGACTGATCTTCTCCAGGAGGTTATTCACCTGGAAGCACAGGGACTGAATCTGCTTGTCCCAGGTGGGCAACGGCTCTCGTGCTAatggaaatatacataaataacatatttttttaagtttcttaaatttaatttttaagtttCTATCCAACAAATTTAGTCAAAAACCAAACTTACTTTCAAAATGGACAATGCTGTCTATCTGGTCAATGAATCCATTCATGCGGCCCTCTGTGATCATTTGTGACGCTATCTTTTCTGCCTGCGGGAAAACAAAGATATTCGTATacaaaaggatttctgaaggatcatgtgacactgaagattgctgaaaatccagctttaaagcacaggaataaattacattctaaaatatattacaacaagtgattttaaacattttaaatattaacatttttgatcaaataaatgcagccttggtgagcagaagagactcattTACAGCAGATGTTTTCTGCACAGCTGTACCTTTGCAGGAGGAATCTCCAGAAGAGCGCCTAGCTCTTCAAACGTAATGTTATTGTAGAGTTTGCTAGCAGACAGCAGGTTGTGCTCAATGACTGCTCGGTCTAAGATGCTTGAACCTGAAAGACAAGTGTTAGTCATTAGTCTTTCCTAGCAAAGAACATGAATGAATGACAGTACTAAAGCATAACATGTAATACCGTCGGCTGTGGTGGCTTTCTGATGTGGCATCAGCATGGCAGCAAACTCCTGCAGCTGGTTTCCCCGAATGATTCGATCCAGGTACATCTTTTCCAGGATGCCGTAAGCGGCGAGTTGCTGACAGCGTTCATCCTTGAAGAGCGTAGCCAACATACGAGAGCGCTGCTGACCTTTTGGACACATTAAGAACTGATTATATCACATGACCAGCTTCAAATGAGGCTGAAACTGTTTAACCAGTTCCAGCAGTTTGACTGTTAGTGATGTAATAGATGAAGAGTACCTGCGGACGCCAGTATAGTGCAGTGAAGCGCATGCTTCAGGGCCTCCAGGCGCTCAGTCTCATGGACGATGGATTTGTAAGAAAGCTCATTGTAGCGCTGAGCTGCCTCAATGAACTTCCTCCGATAGTCCAGAACTCTGGCGTAACAGACCTGCAAAACATGACGGAATATATTACAGTTCACAATAATCACAAAGCAGACAGACATGACAAAATCACACACTTTACAGTTAGTAATCTAACAGACATAAGTATTTGGATGGACTGGGTTTATATTGGGATATTTGGACCATAAAAAACTTgccccatatttttttttttcaaccatttCAACCAAATAGCAATTACTGCGAAGTAACTACagaaatggataaatataatgcatttatatttaaagttatttttttatatatactatatacgtatatatatatatatatattttttattatatattttactttattaatttaattacaaatataattatttatattattaatatattaatacattcatACATGCATATTTCAACTGTTatgttattatagatattaacttaatttttaaGTATATCaataacatttgaaataaatataaaaaaaaagagaaatgttataagctgtttattaataaatatttattaataaaccgcTTATTAGAcagttaataaaagttaattagaaagctttttggacaaataaaacaattgttCAATTAAATTCTGACGATTCTTTAAAATCCCACCGAAATCATCATCGCATCacaaatcatttatttgaaacaccaCCCAGCCCGACTGGATACTGTGCTTTTTATAAATAGTAGTATATTATAAAATGACATGTTTAAACTGATGGTGCACCTTGTAGTGAATCTGCAGCTGTTCATTGGTGGATTCATTCTGAAGTAAAGACGCTCGGTTAATGTAGGCCTCAGCCTGAACTGGGTCATCATCCTCCAAATACAGACGGGCGATTTTCAGATAAGTGTCCAATTTATAGTCCACATTGTACtgtctgtaaaataaattaaaaacggaTGATGTGAACTACATAATCTAATCATCAGTGGTTTAAGGTGACATGCAGACGCAAATAAGAAGCTTCAGTTTGTGTGTGATCGTACTTCTGACCCGTCTCCAGCGGGATCCCCACAAGAACCAGCGCTGCGTTCCTCCAGTCCTCCTCTTTCTCGTAGATCGTGGCTAGATGCTGTCTGATCGAAGCCACCTGGAAGAGCATGAGATCGGCTCACACATGATTCCAGCATTGATCTGAGAGTGTTTTTCACCACACGTACCTGTTCTTCAAACGAGATGACTCTGGGCTGGATCTTCTCCAGGGTGAAGTGACACACAGCTTTCGCAGTGCTGTCTGGTAGGTTTAGAAGGTGCGTGCAAAAGTCTGTCAGCAGCTGTCTGGATATGACCAGGCTGACGTTCTCATTGACCACTGCGTGAGACAAGTGAGAGACATTCAGACGATGTAATGAGAGGAATGTGTCTGTTTTCTTATTACGCTGATTCTGTCACCAAACTAGTGTACTTACTCGCTTCAACAAATGCTTTCAGTGCCTCAAGTTGTTCTGCATCTGTAAACTGAAGAGCCTTTTCTAATATTTGACGATATCTGTCAAAACagtacacaaaaacacatttcttaagaataagaataataaaaaatgtttgcaagAAACCACAACCATATTTAATACAGAATTTTGGTTggctaaataaacatttttttcgaTTTGTTACTTGCTAGTCAGAAGCAAGTGGAGTTGTGGGCGGGGCATGCTAATTCTAAAACATTTGATTGGACAACATTTTAAATACGCCGCTATTATGCAAGAGTAATTctggtcatgtttttttttgtttgttttttaccagAAAAGACTAAAATAACTGATGGCCATTTTGTCAACTTTAAGGTGCACACTAGCATATAAATGACCTCAAACCTAAGAGACATGGTCTAAAATCTTCCAGTTTTaatttcatggggtctttaatTCAGTAAATAGGAGCTAAACTTACCGCCTTTACTCATGCCCTTGCACATGTAccattaaatgcaaaatacatCACCGTacgaatatttattaattattctcATAGCTGTCAACCATTATTAATAACATCTTTGTACGTGTAACTTCTACGGATAGTTATAAAGCTAATCTAGGCGTCGTTGACAGGTAGATCATCTCACACTAGCTACTGTTAGCCTGTACTCATCTCATCTGCAGAGCAGCACGTCTCTCATATGGAAATACCTACACAACCGTTACTTCATGCAGTAGACGTAAAGTAAGTAACAATATTAGCAAATGATTTGAAATGACATACTTCCCAGCTAGATCTTTGTGAGACCCGCTAGAGTTCATCAGCTGTGCGAGCTCCTGCCTCACGCCCGACGCCATCTTCCTCCGCGCTCAAAACAACAGCAGGCGCAGgccgccagagggcgctgagAGCCGAGAGCCGCTGCACTTCACCCGCCGGCCGCCAGAGAGCGCGGAGAGACGGTTTTCAACCTTTATAGACTAATTCCCCTCACAGACTGACCCCTGTCAGAGCCAGAGCCCGTctacggatatatatatattatatattagacattctctgccCCTGTATAATAACTCTAAATCCCAGTAATTAATTCAGtgtatttctatatttctataattattaaattattccaATCTAATTAATTCCAAGGATAATATAGAATCAAAAATATGGTTTCTTAATGATATGTGATAAATCATAATTTCATTAATAAGTCATACATTACATAAATAGCAACAAACACAAAGAGCAGTGCAGGGTAGCAGACACCTGTGCATCCATGCATTGACCTAATGTTTCCTGCGACTTTACAGCTAAAGGGAGTGCATTTATAAAAGCTCCTATAAATAAACAGCCTGCATTTTTCCTGGGCtactagaatagaatagaatagaatagaatagaatagaatagaatattagAGCTAGATGAAGTGTATTTATGAAATATCCTAAGTAAACAGCAATAACgtgctatataatataatataatataacaatgtaatataatatgatataagaACTAAAAGAAATGACAATAAgatcttaaaaataaacattctgaaTTTTACTTCAACAATGTGTGctactgtattttaatataataaaatataatatatacagtaagcTATATGAGTTATATTTATAAATGGTCCAGTAAATAAACAGTATGAATATGTACTGCAGTTAGGTgctactatatattttttatcatatacACAAAAGtaattcaaagtaaaaaaaaaataataataataataaataaaaataaaaaagcctatATTATACTTCAACATTAGCtatttttatatacaataaagttactaatatgatataataataattaatatcaattaaatcgaatacattttaatatataaagtgAATATAGGTAAAGTGATTCACTTTCTGATTATTTGTCATtggcattatttttaaaatatgatccAAATGGCTACATCAATATttctgttgtatatatatatatatatatatatatatatatatatatatatataaatcataaaatagaaataataaaattgaacctctggtcaatattttttttctttggaaataGAATGATGCTTTATTATAAAACAGAAACCTCTGGTCTATTTCTGCTGCACGGAAGTTACTGCGTGACGTCATTTGTTGTTTCCGATGAAGGCGTGGTTTGATTATGGGATGTTAGAGGTGAAATGGCGCTCGGCGCGGTATTTTAAACAATCGTCTTAGTCTGCGAGCGGATGATCGACGCGATGCGGCGCCGAGTCGGGCTTCACAGAGACTGATCGAGTGGAAACCTCGAGGACTTTAGGAGAGCGTCTCGAGCGAGCGTAAGAAAAGCTTTGAGCTCGGGAGCGCGTTCATGATCCGAGCTCGTTACGCTAGCCGAGCTGCTAACAGTGAGAGTTAGCTTAGGCTCATCCTGACAGTCAGACACCTCACAGCTGACTCTGCTTCATCCTCGCTTCACTGCGCTATTAGTTTCACGGAGAACCTGTGAGGTGTTATTATACACATAACTTATATATGAGACGTAATGTTGAGGCAGAGTGACGTGTTCcccttctgttgttgtttttgttaattacGCAGTATTTTGGTTATAAACAGTGTACAAGTTCGACTTTTTCGCTCAGGTTGTTCATTTTATGATGTGTTATGTTGTATGTACAATATGCACTGATTCAgctaattgtaattattataaatattaagtattcactgccttttatttcagttttataaacTTAGTCtagttttatgtatatatatggaaTACGAATCTCGTTGACAGTTACCTTTAAAGAGAGTTATGTGGCTTTCGTTTGAAGGACAAActctttaacatgcattatttaaaaatattacgtTTTTTAGATATAGACTTGATTGATCCTAATTGAAATGATATCAGTGAAGGGACAGTTGCAGTGAAAATGTTGTTTCTATTTTGTTGGTCAAAGCCTGTGTGTGTGGCTTTATTTTCTTCTCTGGCTGACAGAATCCGTCTCCAATCATGTAGTGCGCAGTGATAGTGAATGATAACTCTTGAAGATCAACATGTTTTGTTTCAGTGAAGGATTGGTCCTCGCGCAGTAACTCATGAGTGCGCTTGTGAATTGAGTTATTTCCATGGCAACAGAATTGTCAGGAGAGCGGGCGCGTGGAATATCAACAGACTCCGCCTGATGTGAAACTGACAGACGCTCTTGATCGCTTTCAGTGAAGTGTTGAGGTAAAGGATTAAACACGGATTGTTATTGTCAGGCACGTCCACAGAGGCCTGCTGTTGTTTTAACTGCTGTGAAAATGTTACATGTTACGTTTAAGATACTAAATGCGTGCATTAAAGGTTGTTTAAGCCACTTTTCTGTGGCGCACATAACTGTCCAGCTAGTTCGTGTTAGCTGCGCTTGAAATATAATTGTGTTAACTGCTGGTTAGCTCCTGTGCTAGTTAGTCGCGTAGCAGCTGAGCTTAAACAGCTGTACGCGACGCGGAATGAATGGGAGCGGTCCGGGCGCATCGCGTCGCTCGCAGTGTGTGGAGCGTTTAGTTAAAATGGGAATTTGAATGGCCCGCCAGTATGATTGTAGCAGATTATTATGTGACATAATTATGCAGCTGTGCTGATATGAGGGGTTGGACTAGTAGTTTCACTCCAAACTGTcaagtatatataatatacaaaaatgcTGTCTATACAtgttgaaaaagaaaacattgtgcCCACAAACCctttagtatatttaaatatttaacttgtTTTCTTTACCCAGAAAAGTCATTAGAATTACTGCAAGGCTAATATCATGGAAATATTTGATGGGAAATATTTGGAGAACTAAGTTACTCTATAATGTTTATATGCGTggtatgcatgtatgcatgtgtgtgtgtgtgagtgtgtgagtgtgtttgtttgtttcaccTTTTCCTTTTTGAAGTAGTAAAATACTTCTACGTAAAATAaacgtaaaataaagtaaaatactcAAAAGTTTAGGTTAAGTTAAGAAATGAATGGTTTTACTCTGCAGATACATTTTAGTAGTTTACATTgttatttgtatttcaaataaatgctgctcaaataaactttctatttatcaaagaatcctgaaaaaaatgtatcactgtttcaaCAAAATCATTAAGTAgcactattttcaacattaataataataataaaatgaaatctttcttcagcagcaaatcagcatataatgaATTCTTCTTGCTTTTCAGCAATATATTCTCATCTCTAGCTTCTCATTTAAGATGTGTCTTATTCCCCACAGTGTGTTTTCAGTAACTTTGTACATGATGGATGTGGTTTCACCTGAGCTCAACAGCCTCCTCCCTGATGAGATTATGGATACAGAAGCCATCGCGATGGATGAGGAGCTCCCCACCGAGCACCTCTCCGCTCCTCCCCAATCTGAACCTGAGCCGCTGCAGGTCCCAATGGAGACAGAGGTGCCTGAAATTGTCAGCTTGTGTCCAGCCACCACATCTATGCAGATGAGCTCCACCTCCACTGATGCTCAGTGCAGCACCAGTTCAGGAACTCAACTCCTCCTCGCCCCCTCTGGCCTCATAACCGGCACCACCATGACCACCACCACCTCAACCAAAACCACCGGTCCTGCGGTGACTCAGAACCTCcccaaaatctccagtgttactGTCCCAGCCAATCACCAGCTCATCATCAACAAAGTGGCCAGTGCCCCCTCTGCAGATGGCAAGTCTCCAGGAACTGCTGTGCTCAAGCCAGAGGGCCAAAAACTCTTGGTTGCTGGCCTCAGTAAAACAGGACAGCCCATTATGTTGGCTCTGCCCCACACTTGGAACAAGCCCGCCACTACCCAGGGCACAGGAGATGCCAAGGCCCAGCCGACGCAGATCAAAATGTTGACTACCGTAGGGAAGCCTGTGATAGCGGTGAGCTCAGCCAGTCAGCTG
Proteins encoded in this window:
- the LOC132132149 gene encoding COP9 signalosome complex subunit 4, encoding MASGVRQELAQLMNSSGSHKDLAGKYRQILEKALQFTDAEQLEALKAFVEAMVNENVSLVISRQLLTDFCTHLLNLPDSTAKAVCHFTLEKIQPRVISFEEQVASIRQHLATIYEKEEDWRNAALVLVGIPLETGQKQYNVDYKLDTYLKIARLYLEDDDPVQAEAYINRASLLQNESTNEQLQIHYKVCYARVLDYRRKFIEAAQRYNELSYKSIVHETERLEALKHALHCTILASAGQQRSRMLATLFKDERCQQLAAYGILEKMYLDRIIRGNQLQEFAAMLMPHQKATTADGSSILDRAVIEHNLLSASKLYNNITFEELGALLEIPPAKAEKIASQMITEGRMNGFIDQIDSIVHFETREPLPTWDKQIQSLCFQVNNLLEKISQTAPEWTAQAIEAQMTQ